One window of the Janthinobacterium sp. PAMC25594 genome contains the following:
- a CDS encoding filamentous hemagglutinin N-terminal domain-containing protein, translating to MNHIYRSIWNEKTGAYVAVSENTSSAGKASSPVRGSTASAALFALKTLSVSLMMALGANVYALPPGGTVTAGGATINSTKSGMVINQSTQNVAINWQSFNIATGESVQFVQPNSNSVALNRVTGSDPSSILGTLNANGKVFLVNPNGILFGKGASVNVGGLVGSTLGLSDGDFMAGRYQFSGAGNAHVVNQGAITASGGYVALVGGKVDNQGSIVVNRGMVALAAGSAVTLDVLGGQLLNVTVDRGALGALAQNGGLIQADGGQVMLSAQGAGGLLGSAVNNSGVIRARTLENHNGVIRLLGDTAGGSVTQSGTLEATGRGAGERGGRVTMLGQHIALTGTAAVDVSGDAGGGTVLIGGNYQGKGAEAHATSVTIDSGAQAHADALGRGNGGQIVAWSDGKTSFDGMLTARGGAFAGNGGLIETSGKTVVRGADAHVNTLAPRGKTGTWLLDPVNYTIALVGGDETPAQVAFSLASSNRVITATKDITVGSALTWNTPQTLELNAGHDVLVNATITASTAGSGIKLVALNDVCSMRRRLSPPAAMHRWSAWMPGTTSSSMAR from the coding sequence ATGAACCACATTTACCGCTCGATATGGAATGAAAAGACGGGCGCCTATGTCGCCGTTTCCGAAAACACCAGCAGCGCTGGCAAGGCCTCGTCGCCGGTGCGCGGCAGCACCGCCAGCGCCGCCTTGTTCGCCCTGAAGACCTTGTCGGTATCGCTGATGATGGCGCTGGGCGCGAACGTGTATGCGCTGCCGCCTGGCGGCACCGTGACCGCCGGCGGCGCCACCATCAACAGCACCAAGTCAGGCATGGTGATCAATCAATCGACGCAGAACGTGGCGATCAACTGGCAGAGTTTTAATATCGCCACCGGCGAAAGCGTGCAGTTCGTGCAGCCGAACAGCAATTCGGTGGCGCTCAACCGTGTCACCGGCAGCGATCCGTCCAGCATCCTCGGTACGCTGAACGCCAATGGCAAGGTCTTCCTTGTCAACCCGAACGGCATCCTGTTCGGCAAGGGCGCGTCCGTCAATGTGGGCGGCCTGGTCGGCTCGACGCTGGGCCTGAGCGACGGTGATTTCATGGCCGGACGCTATCAGTTCAGCGGTGCGGGCAACGCGCATGTTGTCAATCAGGGCGCGATCACGGCCAGTGGCGGCTATGTGGCGCTGGTCGGCGGCAAGGTCGATAACCAGGGCAGCATCGTGGTCAACCGCGGCATGGTGGCGCTGGCCGCCGGCAGCGCCGTCACGCTCGATGTGCTGGGTGGGCAGTTGCTCAACGTGACGGTCGATCGCGGCGCCCTTGGCGCACTGGCGCAGAACGGCGGCCTGATCCAGGCCGACGGCGGCCAGGTCATGCTCAGCGCACAAGGTGCGGGCGGACTGCTGGGCAGCGCGGTCAACAACAGCGGCGTGATACGCGCACGTACGCTGGAAAACCACAACGGTGTGATTCGCCTGCTCGGCGACACGGCCGGCGGCAGCGTCACGCAGTCCGGCACCCTTGAGGCAACGGGCCGCGGCGCAGGCGAACGCGGCGGCCGGGTGACCATGCTGGGCCAGCATATTGCGCTGACCGGCACGGCGGCTGTCGACGTATCCGGCGATGCCGGCGGCGGCACGGTGCTAATCGGCGGCAATTATCAGGGCAAGGGTGCGGAAGCGCACGCGACCTCCGTCACGATAGACAGCGGTGCCCAGGCGCATGCCGATGCGCTGGGCCGAGGCAATGGCGGCCAGATCGTCGCCTGGTCGGACGGCAAGACCTCGTTCGACGGCATGCTGACGGCGCGCGGCGGTGCCTTCGCGGGCAACGGTGGCTTGATTGAAACCTCGGGCAAGACTGTGGTGCGCGGCGCCGATGCGCATGTCAATACGCTAGCGCCACGCGGCAAGACCGGTACCTGGCTGCTCGATCCGGTCAACTATACGATCGCGCTCGTCGGCGGCGATGAAACACCAGCGCAGGTGGCGTTCAGCCTGGCCAGCAGCAACCGCGTGATCACCGCCACCAAGGATATTACCGTGGGCAGCGCGCTGACGTGGAACACGCCGCAAACGCTGGAACTGAACGCCGGCCATGACGTGCTGGTCAATGCGACGATCACCGCCAGCACGGCCGGTTCCGGCATCAAGTTGGTCGCGCTGAATGACGTGTGCTCAATGCGGCGGCGGCTATCACCGCCAGCGGCAATGCATCGCTGGTCAGCCTGGATGCCGGGCACAACATCGTCATCGATGGCGCGCTGA
- a CDS encoding DUF4365 domain-containing protein: protein MSPLSDQNVESELSYAYLHAVAAHAGASCSSSGRHMDNAGVDATITGWGPFPDGGYRQEVSINIQLKATIKVPAEVGSSFSYSLDGISRYDDLRTDAMALPRILVVLFLPKTRDKWITHADDALSLHKCAYWVSLRGAQPSTNATSQVVYLPKSQRFDVAGLSVLMAAISRNDVPTYKGEPA, encoded by the coding sequence ATGTCCCCACTTAGCGATCAAAACGTCGAGTCAGAGTTAAGCTATGCCTATTTGCACGCAGTTGCTGCTCATGCGGGTGCGTCGTGTTCATCATCCGGGCGGCATATGGATAACGCGGGTGTAGACGCTACTATCACTGGTTGGGGGCCCTTCCCAGACGGTGGTTATAGGCAGGAAGTTAGTATCAACATTCAGCTGAAGGCGACCATAAAAGTTCCAGCTGAAGTTGGCTCAAGCTTCTCCTACAGCTTGGATGGGATCAGCCGATATGATGATCTACGCACAGACGCAATGGCACTTCCGCGTATTCTTGTAGTTCTTTTTCTTCCCAAGACTCGTGACAAATGGATAACCCATGCTGATGATGCATTGTCGTTACATAAATGTGCATACTGGGTGAGTTTGCGCGGTGCGCAGCCATCAACCAACGCCACGAGCCAAGTAGTGTATCTTCCAAAGAGCCAGAGGTTTGATGTGGCTGGCCTTTCAGTTTTAATGGCAGCAATTTCGCGAAATGACGTACCAACGTACAAGGGAGAGCCTGCATGA
- a CDS encoding ShlB/FhaC/HecB family hemolysin secretion/activation protein produces MSTTKFLPFAVLALTQSIAFAQQVPSAGSQLHQIPPAPALQQVPPRLRVEQAAEPVAANMPSSTASIEVRRLRVTGARAYPEAALLAQTGFQPGSRLTLAELNTMALMIEQHYRSNGYFVAQAYLPAQDIQDGVVTIAVLEGQYGQIGLKNQTNMSDGRLGALLAGLDSGDTVMREPLEQRLLLLSDLPGVIVKSTLAPGATPGASDLLVDVQPGQRVTGSIDADNAGSRYTGAYRIGATVNLNQPFGLGDVASLRVLTSGDGLKYARAAYQLQVGRATVGAAYSRLDYKLGKEFDSLGARGTASIASIYGSYPLIRSRDNNLYAQLSYDDKTFQDKVQVASVVNDKKVRAATIGLAGDHRDSLGGGGISNYALALTSGDLDIQTADVRAFDALTARSNGGYRKLAWSASRLQSVSDAVSLYAAINGQLASKNLDVSERMELGGINGVRAYPEGEAYADQGYVLNLEARLQLPPPPAKLPGQMQLIGFVDTGTVSLNKNQWAAGGNKRTLSGAGIGLSWANNNDFVVRAYYAHKLGAGVATSAPDKGGRFWIQAVKYF; encoded by the coding sequence ATGTCGACCACCAAATTCCTACCATTCGCCGTGTTGGCGCTCACGCAAAGCATTGCATTCGCACAACAGGTGCCCAGCGCGGGCAGCCAGCTGCACCAGATTCCGCCCGCACCGGCACTGCAGCAAGTGCCGCCGCGCCTGCGCGTCGAGCAGGCCGCCGAGCCGGTGGCCGCCAACATGCCATCGTCGACCGCCAGCATCGAGGTCAGGCGCTTGCGCGTGACGGGCGCCCGGGCCTATCCGGAAGCGGCGCTGCTGGCCCAGACAGGCTTCCAGCCGGGTAGCCGGCTGACGTTGGCCGAACTCAATACCATGGCCCTGATGATCGAACAGCACTACCGCAGCAACGGCTATTTCGTCGCGCAGGCGTATTTGCCCGCGCAGGATATCCAGGATGGGGTGGTCACGATCGCGGTGCTGGAAGGCCAGTATGGCCAGATCGGCCTGAAGAACCAGACGAATATGTCCGACGGCAGGCTGGGTGCGCTGCTGGCCGGCCTGGACAGCGGCGACACGGTGATGCGCGAGCCGCTGGAGCAGCGCCTGCTGCTGTTGTCGGACTTGCCTGGCGTGATCGTCAAGTCGACGCTGGCGCCGGGCGCCACGCCCGGCGCGTCCGACCTGCTGGTCGATGTCCAGCCCGGTCAACGCGTCACCGGCAGCATCGACGCCGACAATGCCGGCAGTCGCTATACGGGCGCTTACCGCATCGGTGCAACCGTCAACCTGAACCAGCCGTTTGGCCTGGGCGACGTCGCCAGCCTGCGCGTGCTGACCTCCGGCGACGGCTTGAAATATGCGCGCGCCGCGTACCAGCTGCAGGTGGGGCGCGCCACGGTGGGCGCCGCCTACAGCCGGCTCGATTACAAGCTGGGCAAGGAATTCGACAGCCTCGGCGCCCGAGGCACGGCGAGCATCGCCAGCATCTATGGCAGTTATCCGCTGATCCGTTCGCGCGACAACAACCTGTATGCGCAGCTGTCGTATGACGACAAGACCTTCCAGGACAAGGTCCAGGTGGCATCAGTCGTCAACGATAAAAAGGTGCGTGCCGCCACCATCGGCCTGGCCGGCGACCACCGCGACAGTCTTGGCGGTGGCGGCATCAGTAATTATGCGCTGGCGCTGACGAGTGGCGACCTCGACATCCAGACGGCCGACGTGCGCGCTTTCGATGCCCTGACGGCGCGCAGCAATGGCGGCTATCGCAAGCTCGCCTGGAGCGCATCGCGTTTGCAAAGCGTCAGCGACGCGGTGTCGTTGTATGCGGCGATCAATGGCCAGCTGGCGTCGAAAAACCTCGATGTGTCCGAGCGTATGGAGCTGGGCGGCATCAACGGCGTGCGTGCCTATCCGGAAGGCGAGGCGTATGCCGACCAAGGTTATGTGCTGAACCTGGAAGCGCGGCTGCAACTGCCGCCGCCGCCCGCCAAGCTGCCGGGGCAGATGCAGCTGATCGGTTTTGTCGATACCGGCACTGTCTCGCTGAACAAGAACCAGTGGGCGGCGGGCGGCAACAAGCGCACCTTGAGTGGCGCCGGTATCGGCCTGAGCTGGGCCAATAACAATGATTTCGTGGTGCGCGCGTATTACGCGCACAAGCTGGGTGCCGGCGTGGCAACCTCGGCACCGGACAAGGGCGGACGCTTCTGGATCCAGGCTGTGAAGTATTTCTAA
- a CDS encoding MipA/OmpV family protein has product MSIARTLLTTPLLLATMAPACAAEPALPLWEAGVFGGTAVTPAYPGASERSTRSLALPYLIYRGKVLRADRSGVGARLLNTQRFDFDIGFALSLPARSSDVPARRGMPDLGTLVEFGPRLKIKLAEPTPHSRLGLELPLRAVIEARGGLHRQGATFEPRLVYALQGEQQAWHLDASVGAVLGNAAINDYFYGVSPAFATGQRPTYAAKSGLMLTRLGLGGSYRLHRDWRAFAFLRYDNYSGAANRASPLLRQNSGTSAGIGLMWTWQRSGSKAVD; this is encoded by the coding sequence ATGAGCATCGCCCGTACGCTGCTGACAACACCGCTCCTCCTGGCAACAATGGCGCCCGCATGCGCCGCAGAGCCAGCGTTACCCTTATGGGAAGCGGGCGTCTTCGGCGGCACGGCCGTCACGCCCGCCTATCCGGGCGCCAGCGAACGTTCGACGCGCAGCCTGGCCCTGCCCTATCTGATTTATCGCGGCAAAGTGCTGCGCGCCGACCGCTCCGGCGTGGGCGCGCGCCTGCTCAATACGCAACGATTCGATTTCGATATCGGTTTTGCCCTGTCCTTGCCGGCCAGGTCCAGTGACGTGCCGGCCCGGCGCGGCATGCCGGACCTGGGCACCCTGGTGGAATTTGGCCCGCGCCTGAAAATCAAGCTGGCCGAACCGACGCCACACAGCCGCCTGGGCCTGGAACTGCCCTTGCGCGCCGTCATCGAAGCGCGCGGCGGCCTGCACCGCCAGGGCGCCACGTTCGAACCGCGCCTCGTGTACGCGCTGCAAGGCGAGCAGCAGGCATGGCACCTAGACGCCAGCGTCGGCGCCGTACTGGGCAATGCCGCCATCAACGATTACTTTTATGGGGTCAGCCCCGCGTTTGCCACCGGTCAGCGTCCGACGTATGCGGCAAAAAGCGGGCTGATGCTCACGCGCCTGGGCCTGGGCGGTTCCTACCGGCTACACCGGGACTGGCGCGCCTTTGCCTTTTTGCGCTACGACAACTACTCAGGCGCCGCCAACCGTGCCAGCCCCCTGCTGCGCCAGAACAGCGGCACCTCGGCCGGCATCGGCCTGATGTGGACGTGGCAACGTTCGGGCAGCAAGGCCGTCGACTGA
- a CDS encoding ATP-binding protein: MNDIHRAGTTARATQPALLKAGVLQEAIFSSPYFSCIATDAQGVIQLFNVGAERMLGYQADEVIDQITPAGISDPTEVITRAAALSQELGTLIAPGFEALVYKASRGIEDSYELTYVRKDGSRFPAIVSVTALRDADDAIIGYLLIGTDNTVRKHAEQERELLNRVLSDNSVELENARAQADKANRAKSEFLSSMSHELRTPLNAVLGFAQLMASDTPPPSASQQRSLDQILNGGWYLLRLINEILDLSMIESGRVAMSREAMALTDVLRDCRAMIMPQAQKRNITLSFPSLDQPFYVHADLTRVKQVVINLLSNAIKYNRTGGSVLVECKPHGDRVRLSVRDTGNGLRSEQLAQLFQPFNRLGQEAGVEEGTGIGLVVTKQLVELMGGTLGVESEIGVGTLFWIELAASSAPELLLGTHAADLDREPSGETSCDAPCRKVLYVEDNPANLILVEQLIARRSDLGMLSAVDGHLGIALARQHQPDLILMDINLPGISGTEVMGLLRVDPLTAHIPVIALSANALPRDIRKGLDAGFLRYLTKPINVPEFMEALDTALSLAAAAPKGVGTR; this comes from the coding sequence ATGAACGACATTCACCGCGCCGGTACCACCGCACGCGCAACCCAGCCTGCGCTCCTGAAAGCGGGAGTACTGCAGGAAGCCATCTTCAGCAGCCCCTATTTCTCCTGCATCGCCACCGATGCACAGGGGGTGATCCAATTATTCAATGTCGGTGCCGAGCGCATGCTGGGCTATCAGGCAGACGAGGTGATCGACCAGATTACGCCGGCCGGCATATCCGATCCGACCGAGGTCATCACCCGCGCCGCCGCCCTCTCGCAAGAACTCGGTACGCTGATAGCTCCCGGTTTTGAGGCGCTCGTCTACAAGGCGTCGCGCGGCATCGAAGACAGTTATGAGCTGACGTATGTGCGCAAGGATGGCAGCCGCTTCCCGGCGATCGTCTCGGTGACGGCGCTGCGCGATGCGGACGACGCCATCATCGGCTATCTGCTGATCGGCACCGACAATACCGTGCGCAAGCATGCGGAACAGGAGCGCGAGCTGCTCAATCGCGTGCTGAGCGACAATAGCGTCGAACTGGAAAATGCGCGTGCGCAAGCGGACAAGGCCAACCGCGCCAAGTCGGAATTTCTGTCGAGCATGAGCCATGAGTTGCGCACGCCGCTCAACGCGGTGCTGGGCTTTGCCCAGCTGATGGCGTCGGACACGCCGCCGCCCAGCGCCTCGCAGCAACGCTCGCTGGACCAGATCCTCAACGGCGGCTGGTATCTGCTACGCCTGATCAATGAAATTCTCGACCTGTCGATGATCGAATCGGGGCGGGTCGCCATGTCGCGCGAGGCGATGGCGCTCACGGATGTCTTGCGCGACTGCCGCGCCATGATCATGCCGCAAGCGCAAAAGCGCAATATCACGCTGTCCTTCCCTTCGCTCGACCAGCCGTTCTACGTGCATGCCGACCTGACGCGCGTCAAACAGGTGGTCATCAATCTGCTGTCGAACGCGATCAAATACAACCGCACGGGCGGCAGCGTGCTGGTGGAATGCAAACCGCATGGCGATCGGGTGCGCCTGAGCGTGCGCGATACGGGCAATGGCTTGCGTAGCGAACAACTGGCGCAATTGTTCCAGCCATTTAACCGGCTGGGACAGGAAGCCGGCGTCGAGGAAGGTACCGGCATCGGCCTCGTCGTGACCAAGCAACTGGTCGAACTGATGGGTGGTACGCTGGGGGTGGAGAGCGAAATCGGTGTCGGCACGCTGTTCTGGATCGAACTGGCGGCCTCGTCTGCTCCCGAACTGCTGCTCGGCACGCATGCGGCAGACCTGGACCGGGAACCGTCGGGCGAGACGTCCTGCGATGCACCTTGCCGCAAGGTACTGTATGTGGAAGACAATCCGGCCAATCTGATCCTGGTCGAGCAGCTGATCGCCCGACGCAGCGACCTGGGCATGCTCAGCGCCGTCGATGGACACCTGGGCATCGCGCTGGCGCGCCAGCATCAGCCCGACCTGATCCTGATGGACATCAACCTGCCCGGCATCAGCGGCACCGAGGTCATGGGCTTGCTGCGCGTCGATCCGCTGACGGCGCACATTCCCGTCATCGCCTTGTCAGCCAACGCCCTGCCGCGCGACATCCGCAAGGGTCTCGATGCCGGCTTCCTGCGCTATTTGACCAAGCCCATCAACGTACCCGAGTTCATGGAGGCGCTTGACACGGCGCTGAGCCTGGCGGCAGCCGCGCCAAAAGGCGTGGGGACGCGCTAG
- a CDS encoding MBG domain-containing protein, with protein sequence MLNAAAAITASGNASLVSLDAGHNIVIDGALTTDGGGSMAMRATNNIAINGALSANGGGSLIMIADNNIAINNLVSVDGGRVTLRADNDGTGPGAAGGTVVLAGVGKVSADSTVILFNPNGYANTAAEIADYGTKVVGALDARAWTFARADNKVYDATNGASLGFISDPRAGGDVTLVPGIATFSDKNVGTGKAVAYSGYSLGGGDVARFALFGNGTGSSSANISALAIVGVIGAASKVYDGNQGADITSRGLIGVLAADTASVSYTGGSATFDSKNVGNNKAVLGTGMGLTGADASNYTVNSSASTTANITPASLTVTASNASKVYGQTPTLSAFTYAGTQNGETVGSVTETSIGVSATAPVAGPYAIVPSAAGGGTFTPSNYTITYVNGALAVTPAPLTITAMDASKVCGQTPTLSAFTTTALQNGETIGSVTETSAGTLANAPVAGPYAIIPSAASGGTFTPSNYAITYVNGVLVVTPAPLRVTANNVTKAYGETPDLSGFTSSALQNGESIGSVTGRSAGAAADAAAPGPYAITPGNATGGSFTPSNYAITYVNGVLAVTPVVVVPPVVVPPVVVPPVVEPPVVVPPVVVPPVVVPPVVVPPVVVPPIVVPPVVVPPVVVVPPVLVPAVPVPPVLKLPPVVVPPNNVTPVPPPIVTLEVVPPALPPDATFTLPPPAPPVLPPVPVAAPPAPPVTLREAPPPPYVPVSRPRKQDRN encoded by the coding sequence GTGCTCAATGCGGCGGCGGCTATCACCGCCAGCGGCAATGCATCGCTGGTCAGCCTGGATGCCGGGCACAACATCGTCATCGATGGCGCGCTGACGACTGACGGTGGCGGTTCCATGGCCATGCGCGCGACCAATAATATCGCGATCAACGGCGCCTTGAGCGCCAATGGCGGCGGCTCGCTGATCATGATCGCCGACAATAACATCGCCATCAACAATCTGGTCAGCGTCGATGGCGGCCGGGTGACGTTGCGTGCTGACAATGACGGCACCGGTCCTGGCGCTGCCGGCGGGACGGTGGTGTTGGCCGGCGTCGGCAAGGTTAGCGCCGACAGCACGGTGATCCTCTTCAATCCGAACGGCTATGCCAACACGGCCGCCGAAATCGCCGACTACGGCACCAAGGTGGTCGGCGCGCTAGACGCGCGCGCCTGGACGTTCGCCCGCGCCGACAATAAAGTGTACGACGCCACCAACGGCGCCAGCCTGGGCTTCATCAGCGATCCGCGCGCCGGTGGCGACGTCACGCTGGTTCCTGGCATCGCCACCTTCAGTGACAAGAACGTCGGCACGGGCAAGGCCGTCGCCTACAGCGGTTACAGCCTCGGCGGCGGAGACGTGGCGCGCTTCGCGCTGTTCGGCAACGGCACGGGCAGCAGCTCTGCCAATATCAGCGCGCTGGCGATCGTCGGGGTAATCGGTGCCGCCAGCAAGGTCTACGATGGCAACCAGGGCGCCGATATCACCAGCCGCGGCCTGATTGGTGTGCTCGCGGCCGATACGGCGAGCGTCAGCTACACGGGCGGCTCGGCCACCTTTGACAGCAAGAATGTCGGCAACAACAAGGCGGTGCTGGGCACCGGCATGGGCCTGACTGGCGCGGATGCCAGCAATTACACGGTCAATAGCAGCGCATCGACCACGGCCAACATCACGCCGGCGTCGCTGACGGTGACGGCATCGAATGCCAGCAAGGTCTATGGCCAGACACCGACCCTGTCGGCCTTCACCTATGCCGGCACGCAAAACGGCGAAACGGTCGGCAGCGTGACCGAAACGAGTATCGGCGTGTCCGCCACCGCACCGGTTGCCGGGCCGTACGCCATCGTGCCCAGCGCGGCCGGCGGCGGCACCTTCACGCCGTCCAACTACACCATCACCTATGTCAACGGCGCGCTGGCGGTGACGCCGGCGCCGTTGACGATCACGGCCATGGATGCGAGCAAGGTCTGCGGCCAGACGCCGACGTTGTCCGCGTTTACCACGACAGCGCTGCAGAATGGCGAAACCATCGGCAGCGTGACCGAAACGAGCGCCGGCACGCTGGCCAACGCGCCGGTGGCCGGACCGTATGCCATCATTCCAAGCGCGGCATCGGGCGGCACCTTTACGCCATCGAACTATGCGATCACCTATGTCAATGGCGTGCTGGTGGTCACGCCGGCACCGTTGCGCGTCACCGCCAATAACGTCACCAAGGCGTATGGCGAGACGCCGGACCTGAGCGGCTTTACCTCGAGCGCGCTGCAGAACGGCGAAAGCATCGGCAGCGTTACCGGCCGCAGCGCCGGCGCCGCCGCGGACGCCGCCGCGCCCGGACCGTACGCGATTACGCCTGGCAATGCGACGGGTGGCAGCTTTACACCGTCAAATTACGCCATTACTTATGTGAATGGCGTTCTGGCCGTGACCCCTGTGGTGGTCGTGCCGCCCGTCGTGGTGCCGCCGGTCGTCGTGCCACCAGTCGTCGAGCCGCCCGTGGTTGTCCCGCCTGTCGTCGTGCCACCGGTCGTCGTCCCGCCCGTGGTGGTCCCACCGGTCGTCGTGCCACCTATCGTCGTCCCACCCGTGGTCGTCCCACCCGTCGTCGTGGTGCCGCCGGTCCTGGTGCCAGCTGTGCCGGTGCCACCTGTCCTGAAGCTGCCGCCAGTGGTCGTGCCGCCGAATAACGTGACACCCGTGCCGCCGCCCATCGTGACACTGGAGGTGGTGCCGCCGGCCTTGCCGCCTGATGCGACATTCACGCTACCGCCGCCTGCACCGCCGGTGCTGCCGCCGGTACCGGTCGCCGCGCCACCTGCGCCGCCTGTCACCCTGCGGGAAGCGCCGCCACCGCCCTATGTGCCGGTGTCGCGTCCACGCAAACAGGATCGCAACTGA